The following are encoded in a window of Roseivirga misakiensis genomic DNA:
- the xseA gene encoding exodeoxyribonuclease VII large subunit yields the protein MSLFELTNLIKQTLETNLAPSYWVIAEISELRLNQKGHCYLELVEKEGNFIQAKLRANIWSYTYRTISEQFINATSTELKSGLKVLLNVSVNFHEVYGMSVTVNNIDPNYTIGERSRLREETLNKLKEAGLIDKNKNQILPIVPQTVAIISSETAAGFGDFMNQIKENTKGYDFDTTLFHATMQGNESVLSIRRALKEIFESDKDFDVVVIIRGGGAKTDLDSFDSFDLAKAIALFPLPVLSGIGHERDTTVLDFVAHTSLKTPTAVAEFLISGMSRFHDQLLEFAYRIEKVFEERLNLEQQNLQEIAHRIDSRAIQILTNNEHFLKDKSTSLKYTIDRFFENNLTRLTNLQKQVELNDPEFVLKRGYSLTLKDGKVLRNQAVKVGDELETRTVDKNIKSKVTAIDNE from the coding sequence ATGAGCCTTTTTGAACTCACCAACCTCATTAAGCAGACCCTAGAAACCAACTTAGCGCCGAGTTATTGGGTGATTGCGGAGATCAGTGAATTAAGACTGAATCAAAAAGGACACTGCTATTTAGAGTTGGTAGAAAAAGAGGGAAACTTCATTCAAGCTAAGCTTAGGGCCAACATCTGGTCATACACTTACAGAACAATAAGCGAACAGTTCATTAATGCGACGAGTACAGAATTAAAAAGTGGTTTGAAAGTTTTACTCAATGTGAGCGTAAACTTCCATGAAGTATATGGTATGAGTGTGACAGTGAATAACATTGATCCAAACTATACCATTGGCGAAAGGTCGCGATTAAGAGAAGAAACGCTTAACAAACTGAAAGAAGCAGGCTTGATCGACAAAAATAAGAATCAAATCCTCCCGATCGTTCCTCAAACTGTTGCCATCATTAGCTCAGAAACTGCCGCTGGATTTGGTGACTTCATGAACCAGATCAAGGAGAATACCAAGGGTTATGATTTCGATACCACTCTTTTTCACGCTACAATGCAAGGGAATGAATCCGTTTTGTCGATTCGTCGGGCATTAAAAGAGATATTTGAGTCAGACAAAGACTTCGATGTGGTCGTCATTATAAGAGGTGGAGGTGCTAAGACAGATTTGGATAGTTTTGACTCATTTGATTTAGCAAAAGCCATTGCATTATTTCCTTTGCCAGTTCTTTCAGGCATTGGGCATGAGAGAGACACAACCGTGCTAGACTTTGTAGCACATACCTCACTAAAAACACCCACAGCAGTAGCTGAGTTTTTAATTTCTGGTATGAGTCGGTTTCATGATCAGCTACTGGAATTTGCTTATCGGATCGAAAAAGTCTTTGAAGAAAGATTGAATTTAGAACAACAAAACCTTCAAGAAATCGCACATAGAATAGATTCTCGAGCTATTCAAATTTTGACTAATAATGAGCACTTTTTGAAAGATAAATCAACTAGCTTGAAATATACTATAGATCGTTTTTTTGAAAATAATCTTACCAGACTAACTAACCTACAGAAGCAAGTCGAATTGAATGATCCCGAATTTGTTCTAAAACGTGGTTATTCTCTAACACTCAAGGATGGCAAGGTGCTAAGAAATCAGGCGGTGAAAGTTGGTGACGAGTTGGAAACACGCACAGTGGATAAAAACATAAAGAGTAAGGTAACAGCAATAGATAATGAGTAA
- a CDS encoding RNA polymerase sigma factor encodes MEDKEILHAFKVSANKDLAFRRLVEEYQERIYWHIRKIVITHDDADDVVQETFIKVYKNLDSFREASQLFTWIYRIATNEALNHLKKMQRKQSVSMDDVYHELENHLSHGVNIDGDEIQLKLQKALLSLPEKQRLVFNMRYFDDLKYDDIAEITGTSVGALKASYHLAVKKIEEYLGKD; translated from the coding sequence TTGGAAGACAAGGAAATACTACATGCCTTTAAGGTATCTGCTAATAAGGATTTAGCCTTTAGACGACTGGTAGAAGAATATCAGGAGCGTATCTATTGGCACATACGTAAGATCGTCATTACGCATGACGATGCAGATGATGTAGTACAGGAAACTTTCATTAAAGTTTACAAGAATCTCGATTCCTTTAGGGAAGCGTCTCAATTGTTTACCTGGATTTATAGAATAGCAACCAATGAAGCGCTAAATCATCTAAAAAAGATGCAGCGCAAACAGTCAGTTTCTATGGATGATGTTTACCATGAATTGGAGAATCACTTAAGCCATGGGGTAAACATAGATGGTGACGAAATACAATTGAAATTGCAAAAAGCGCTGCTGAGCCTGCCAGAGAAACAACGACTTGTTTTCAATATGCGATACTTCGATGATCTAAAGTATGATGATATTGCAGAAATTACAGGAACGAGCGTTGGTGCATTAAAGGCAAGCTACCATTTAGCAGTAAAGAAAATTGAAGAGTATTTAGGTAAAGATTAA
- a CDS encoding MFS transporter, with product MKNNAIKLSLYINYFVFAILLNSVGIVILKAQNEWGVDEVEASILEAFKDLPIAIVSFLIASFLPRIGYKKGMLVALALVFFACIDMYLDNSFFMSKILFATVGVSFAIIKVSVYSVIGLVTQTPKEHGSLMSNIEGVFMFGIALAYFLFPAFNTEGNPDAWLNVYWLLAGLTLLSFLFLLMAKFDEGDEIPGANLGEDFTQMFRLIAKVLVIVFVVSAFLFVMIEQGIMTWLPTFNERVLELPENVAIMMSSILAISLGIGRILAGQLAKRFSWIWVLTFCIFGAMAIVLFVLPKAVNAEIGLVETLADVPAIGYAFPLVGLFIAPIYPLLNSVVLSALPKKLHSPMSGLIIIFSALGGTLGSRLIGILFKELGADQAFTYTLIPMALLLVALFFLKRLTAKEMVEKA from the coding sequence ATGAAAAACAATGCTATAAAGCTCTCTCTTTATATTAATTATTTTGTATTCGCTATTCTCCTGAATAGTGTTGGAATCGTAATTCTTAAAGCCCAGAATGAATGGGGTGTAGATGAAGTTGAGGCAAGTATTCTTGAGGCTTTCAAAGACCTACCAATTGCCATTGTTTCTTTTTTGATTGCCTCATTCTTACCAAGGATCGGTTATAAGAAGGGAATGCTCGTTGCTTTGGCCTTGGTATTTTTTGCTTGTATAGACATGTATTTGGATAATTCATTTTTCATGTCAAAAATCTTGTTTGCTACCGTAGGGGTGAGCTTTGCTATCATTAAAGTCTCAGTATACTCGGTGATTGGTTTAGTAACGCAAACGCCAAAAGAACACGGAAGCCTTATGAGTAATATCGAGGGTGTGTTTATGTTCGGTATAGCTTTGGCCTACTTTCTATTTCCTGCTTTCAATACAGAAGGAAATCCAGATGCGTGGCTCAATGTCTATTGGTTGCTTGCTGGACTTACGTTGCTCTCCTTCCTGTTTCTGTTGATGGCAAAGTTTGATGAAGGTGATGAAATTCCAGGCGCCAACCTTGGCGAAGATTTTACTCAAATGTTCAGGCTTATTGCAAAGGTTTTGGTGATTGTCTTCGTTGTTTCCGCCTTTTTGTTTGTCATGATTGAACAGGGAATTATGACTTGGTTGCCAACCTTTAATGAAAGGGTTTTGGAACTACCTGAAAATGTTGCCATTATGATGTCGAGTATACTAGCCATCAGCTTGGGGATAGGTAGGATATTAGCCGGACAGTTAGCTAAAAGGTTTTCATGGATTTGGGTGCTCACCTTTTGCATTTTCGGTGCCATGGCCATTGTTTTATTCGTTTTACCAAAAGCGGTCAATGCAGAAATTGGTTTGGTTGAAACACTTGCCGATGTTCCTGCCATCGGTTATGCTTTTCCACTTGTCGGACTCTTTATAGCACCAATTTATCCATTACTGAACTCGGTTGTCTTAAGCGCCTTACCAAAGAAGTTACATAGTCCTATGTCTGGTCTGATAATCATTTTTTCGGCACTAGGAGGGACCTTGGGGTCAAGGCTTATTGGTATTCTTTTCAAAGAATTAGGTGCCGATCAAGCGTTTACATATACGCTTATACCTATGGCTCTGTTGTTAGTGGCGCTGTTCTTCTTAAAGAGGTTAACCGCCAAGGAAATGGTTGAAAAAGCTTAG
- the dapA gene encoding 4-hydroxy-tetrahydrodipicolinate synthase codes for MNPFSGTGVALVTPFNSDGSVDFEGLKSLLDYTAQGVDYYVVMGTTGESATISNSEKAEILNFVKTNNAKKLPIVYGIGGNNTLGVAEKIANADLEGVDALLSVSPYYNKPSQAGIVAHFEYLADRSPIPIILYNVPGRTRSNMTAETTITLSQHPNIIGIKEASADADQCKKIIEGMSANFFLTSGEDLMTPELMQMGGIGIISVLANGFPVEFSKIAREALAGNLEESFAITERFKAINPLMYEESNPVGVKEVLRSRGVCGGQVRLPLLEATPDLKRRIRALLD; via the coding sequence ATGAATCCATTTTCAGGAACAGGCGTTGCGCTGGTTACACCATTTAATAGTGATGGGTCAGTTGACTTCGAAGGACTAAAATCCTTATTAGACTATACAGCTCAAGGTGTAGATTACTACGTAGTTATGGGTACTACTGGTGAATCTGCGACTATTTCAAATTCGGAAAAGGCTGAAATACTCAATTTTGTCAAAACGAATAATGCCAAAAAGCTACCGATTGTCTATGGAATAGGTGGTAATAATACGTTGGGGGTTGCAGAAAAAATCGCTAATGCCGATTTAGAAGGAGTTGACGCACTCTTATCCGTTAGTCCTTATTATAATAAACCTAGTCAGGCTGGTATTGTAGCTCATTTTGAATATCTCGCGGATAGAAGTCCAATTCCGATTATCCTATATAACGTTCCTGGTCGGACGAGGTCCAATATGACCGCAGAAACAACTATTACGCTGTCTCAGCACCCAAATATTATCGGTATAAAAGAAGCTTCAGCAGATGCAGACCAGTGTAAGAAAATTATTGAAGGTATGTCGGCAAATTTTTTCCTTACTTCTGGAGAAGATTTAATGACTCCTGAACTCATGCAAATGGGTGGAATTGGTATTATCTCTGTTTTAGCAAACGGTTTTCCTGTAGAATTTTCAAAAATCGCTCGAGAAGCCCTTGCCGGTAACTTGGAAGAATCCTTTGCTATCACCGAGCGTTTTAAAGCTATAAACCCTTTGATGTACGAAGAAAGTAACCCTGTAGGCGTGAAAGAAGTACTACGATCAAGAGGTGTTTGTGGTGGCCAAGTTCGCCTTCCTTTATTAGAGGCTACTCCTGATTTAAAGCGCCGTATCAGGGCTTTATTGGATTAA
- the ligA gene encoding NAD-dependent DNA ligase LigA, translating to MTSQDALQEIESLSEKINYHNHLYYQESRSEISDYDFDQLLNRLIELEIEFPEHKKEDSPTQRVGGTITKSFDSVTHKYRMLSLGNTYSKEELIDWDKRVAKGLETDDYEYFCELKFDGVALSLTYENGLLKRAVTRGDGVQGDDITANAKTIRTIPLRLQKDNIPAAFEVRGEAFFPKNEFNRVNQEREDIGEERLANPRNAASGTLKMQDSSIVASRKLDCYLYYLLGENLSYDSHESSIAQIEEWGFNVSPTYRRCQNIQEVLDYISDWEEKRHDLPSETDGVVIKVNNLKQQEALGFTAKSPRWAISYKYKAESASTTLESISYQVGRTGSVTPVANLKPVLLAGTTVKRASLHNANEIERLEIRIGDTVNVEKGGEIIPKITSVDFSQRDLFSVPVEYITHCPECQTELVRIEGEANHYCPNVESCPPQIQGRIEHFIQRKAMNIDSLGTETIRGLLDKGLIQNYADLYNLTFEDLNGLEFKTFSEKKGEYSLRSLREKSATNIIKAIDASRSIPFEKVLFALGIRYVGQTVAEKLATHYKNIDALADADLESLINVPEIGDRIAQSVIEFFAEEKNQLLVNQLKSAKVQFELIETEIISEGSSLSDKTFVISGVFNQFSRDELKDKIKANGGKVVSSISAKLDFLVAGDKMGPAKLEKATKLDVKIISETEFLNLLES from the coding sequence ATGACTAGTCAGGACGCTCTTCAAGAAATAGAATCACTTTCAGAGAAAATCAATTACCATAACCACCTTTATTATCAGGAAAGCAGATCTGAAATTAGTGATTATGATTTCGATCAACTATTGAACAGGTTGATCGAATTAGAAATAGAGTTCCCTGAGCACAAAAAGGAAGACTCCCCTACCCAACGTGTTGGCGGTACCATTACCAAGTCTTTTGATAGTGTAACGCATAAATATAGAATGCTCTCTTTGGGTAACACTTACTCTAAAGAAGAACTCATCGATTGGGACAAAAGAGTAGCAAAGGGACTAGAAACTGATGATTACGAGTATTTCTGCGAGCTAAAATTCGATGGCGTAGCGTTAAGCCTCACCTATGAAAATGGACTTTTAAAAAGAGCTGTAACCCGAGGCGATGGCGTTCAGGGCGATGATATTACGGCCAATGCTAAAACAATTCGTACCATTCCACTAAGACTTCAGAAGGATAATATCCCAGCCGCGTTTGAAGTTCGTGGGGAAGCTTTTTTTCCAAAAAACGAATTTAATCGCGTCAATCAAGAACGTGAAGATATAGGAGAAGAAAGGCTCGCAAATCCAAGAAATGCTGCATCAGGCACTTTGAAAATGCAAGACTCATCGATTGTGGCTAGTCGTAAGCTTGATTGCTACCTATATTACTTATTAGGCGAGAACTTAAGTTACGATTCTCACGAATCTTCCATTGCTCAAATTGAGGAATGGGGCTTTAATGTTTCGCCGACCTACAGGCGTTGTCAGAACATTCAAGAGGTATTGGATTACATTTCCGATTGGGAAGAGAAAAGACATGACCTCCCTTCTGAAACAGATGGTGTAGTTATAAAAGTGAATAACCTAAAACAACAAGAAGCATTAGGTTTCACGGCAAAAAGTCCAAGATGGGCCATATCTTATAAGTATAAGGCAGAAAGTGCCTCCACTACACTAGAGAGCATTTCTTATCAAGTAGGTAGAACAGGGTCAGTCACACCAGTAGCAAACCTAAAGCCTGTTTTGTTAGCCGGAACCACCGTAAAACGGGCCTCACTTCACAATGCAAATGAAATTGAGCGTTTGGAAATACGCATCGGAGATACAGTCAATGTTGAAAAAGGTGGAGAAATCATTCCAAAAATTACAAGCGTTGATTTCTCGCAAAGAGACCTTTTTAGTGTACCTGTAGAGTACATTACCCATTGCCCAGAGTGCCAAACTGAGCTGGTTAGAATTGAAGGAGAAGCAAATCACTACTGCCCAAACGTTGAAAGCTGTCCGCCACAGATACAGGGGAGAATAGAGCATTTTATTCAGAGGAAAGCCATGAATATAGATAGCCTTGGTACAGAAACCATACGTGGTTTATTGGACAAAGGCCTTATTCAAAACTATGCAGACCTTTACAATTTGACATTTGAAGACTTGAATGGTCTAGAATTCAAAACTTTCTCAGAAAAAAAGGGTGAATACAGCCTGAGAAGCCTAAGAGAAAAATCAGCCACGAACATCATCAAAGCGATCGATGCTTCAAGAAGTATTCCTTTTGAGAAAGTACTTTTTGCCTTGGGAATTCGGTATGTCGGACAAACAGTAGCTGAAAAACTGGCGACACATTATAAAAACATTGATGCATTAGCTGATGCTGACCTAGAATCTTTGATCAACGTACCTGAAATTGGAGATAGAATCGCCCAAAGCGTCATTGAGTTTTTTGCAGAAGAAAAAAACCAGTTACTCGTGAATCAACTGAAGTCGGCAAAAGTACAGTTTGAACTTATTGAAACTGAAATAATTTCCGAAGGCAGCAGCCTTTCTGACAAAACCTTCGTTATAAGTGGAGTTTTCAATCAGTTTTCTAGAGATGAGCTAAAGGATAAAATTAAAGCCAATGGTGGTAAAGTGGTTTCTTCAATCAGCGCTAAACTAGATTTTTTGGTTGCTGGTGATAAAATGGGACCAGCGAAACTGGAAAAAGCTACTAAACTGGACGTCAAAATTATTTCTGAAACTGAGTTTTTAAATCTACTTGAAAGTTAA
- a CDS encoding universal stress protein — MPARERIMVLMDTSDADRTLLEFLEIIATTNETKEIHFFNSISEMKIPDAVLKEFPEIKEKSIAERKSKIETLAKNVLSADLVKISEVHIQEGAPSKAILKFVEKRDIDLIIMGRHKNFIGGGVLSNRLARRAACSLFIIPEGATPNTTLLHVPCDFSPHSKIAMEEAIRVARKYKNVKIICQNVFTVPGGYHYSGKTYEEFAEVMRENAMKDYQKFMSEIDHDGIDLEVVYSLDTNDNPVTDIIDFAQKNNPGAIFIGVKGRTSTAALFIGSRAEQLIQYNSDIPMMVVRPKGKNAGIIDLIKEI; from the coding sequence ATGCCAGCAAGAGAAAGAATAATGGTTTTGATGGATACCTCCGATGCGGATAGAACGCTATTGGAGTTTTTGGAAATTATAGCCACAACCAACGAAACCAAAGAGATACATTTCTTTAATAGCATTAGTGAAATGAAAATTCCCGATGCTGTGCTTAAGGAATTTCCAGAAATAAAAGAGAAATCTATCGCTGAAAGAAAAAGTAAAATAGAGACTCTTGCTAAAAATGTGTTAAGTGCTGACCTGGTTAAAATTAGCGAAGTACATATTCAAGAAGGTGCACCTTCCAAAGCCATTTTAAAGTTTGTTGAAAAAAGGGATATCGATTTGATCATTATGGGGCGCCACAAAAACTTTATTGGTGGTGGTGTTTTATCTAATCGATTGGCAAGAAGAGCCGCTTGTTCGCTTTTCATAATTCCAGAAGGTGCCACGCCGAACACAACGCTTTTGCACGTACCATGTGACTTCTCTCCTCATTCTAAAATTGCAATGGAAGAAGCGATTAGAGTGGCTAGAAAGTACAAAAACGTAAAAATCATCTGCCAAAACGTGTTTACCGTACCGGGCGGATATCACTACTCTGGTAAGACCTACGAAGAATTTGCTGAGGTCATGCGTGAGAACGCTATGAAAGATTATCAAAAGTTCATGTCAGAGATTGATCATGATGGTATTGATTTGGAAGTAGTTTACTCCCTCGATACAAATGATAACCCAGTAACCGATATTATCGATTTTGCTCAAAAAAATAATCCAGGGGCAATTTTTATTGGCGTAAAAGGAAGAACGTCTACAGCTGCACTATTTATTGGAAGTAGAGCTGAGCAATTAATCCAATACAATAGCGATATCCCTATGATGGTGGTAAGACCAAAGGGTAAGAATGCAGGAATAATCGATCTAATTAAAGAAATCTAA
- a CDS encoding MarR family winged helix-turn-helix transcriptional regulator, whose product MGIEEDIKQGKKFENVYEKLVVNIMYTHGWIVDEQTKIFKPFGITAPQYNVLRILRGQYPDACTVNMIIDRMLDRMSNASRIVDRLENKGLVKRTVCKTDRRAKDVLITEKGLAILDEVDGSLKGWMKNLSNLSPEQAEALSNNLDSLRKAQ is encoded by the coding sequence ATGGGTATTGAGGAAGATATAAAACAGGGTAAGAAATTTGAGAATGTTTATGAGAAACTCGTGGTGAATATCATGTATACCCACGGCTGGATCGTTGACGAACAGACTAAAATTTTTAAACCCTTTGGAATTACCGCACCACAGTATAATGTTCTTCGAATTCTAAGAGGGCAGTATCCCGATGCATGCACTGTGAACATGATTATTGATAGAATGCTGGATCGTATGTCTAATGCGTCTAGAATTGTAGATCGATTGGAAAATAAGGGCTTAGTGAAGAGAACTGTCTGTAAGACCGATCGTAGAGCCAAGGATGTTCTGATCACTGAAAAAGGACTTGCTATTCTAGATGAAGTGGATGGTTCATTAAAAGGTTGGATGAAAAACCTTTCTAACCTTTCCCCAGAACAAGCAGAGGCATTAAGTAACAACCTTGACAGTCTACGCAAGGCACAATAG
- a CDS encoding DUF6913 domain-containing protein, with protein sequence MSIFSKKLLNLFNKTGKRDKKNLGPIIPFDQADKVGIIYTWKGPEKETEIENFIQSLIDENKSVDVLCYNPTKEPIQTKHPFVSLSDLSALGKLNSEAALQFGNTPLDFLFHLDYELDDILRSILIQTNAKCRVGHHSPDNSAYYELMIGIDKSNSLSNFTAQILKYIKAIK encoded by the coding sequence ATGTCAATCTTTTCCAAAAAATTACTGAACCTTTTCAATAAGACAGGAAAGAGAGATAAAAAGAATCTTGGCCCTATTATTCCTTTTGACCAGGCGGATAAAGTAGGAATAATTTACACTTGGAAAGGGCCAGAAAAGGAAACCGAAATTGAAAACTTTATTCAGTCACTTATTGACGAGAATAAGTCTGTAGATGTATTGTGCTATAACCCAACCAAAGAACCAATCCAAACCAAACATCCTTTCGTGAGTCTTAGTGATTTATCGGCACTTGGGAAGCTCAATTCTGAAGCTGCACTTCAGTTCGGTAATACACCACTCGATTTTTTATTTCACTTAGATTATGAATTAGACGATATTCTGAGGAGCATTTTAATCCAAACCAATGCGAAGTGTCGCGTCGGACATCATTCACCTGACAATTCTGCTTACTATGAGTTGATGATCGGCATTGATAAAAGCAATAGCTTGTCTAATTTTACTGCACAAATTCTAAAGTACATTAAGGCCATAAAATAA
- the xseB gene encoding exodeoxyribonuclease VII small subunit has product MSKKSINYKEALARIDEIVALIESENLDIDELTKMVKEATQLIAACKDKLHNTKNDLQSSLDKLN; this is encoded by the coding sequence ATGAGTAAAAAGTCAATTAACTATAAAGAAGCGCTGGCTCGAATTGATGAGATTGTAGCGTTAATCGAATCAGAAAATCTAGACATTGATGAGCTAACCAAAATGGTGAAGGAGGCTACACAATTAATTGCAGCTTGTAAAGACAAACTTCACAACACAAAAAATGACTTACAATCTTCTTTAGATAAACTGAATTAA
- a CDS encoding aminotransferase class I/II-fold pyridoxal phosphate-dependent enzyme gives MDLFEKLLTNRGPLGKHSDISEGYFMFPKLEGEISPRMNFMGNEVLTWSLNNYLGLANHPEVRKADADAAAEWGMAYPMGARMMSGNTKYHEQLEQELADFVNKDAGLLLNYGYQGVLSVIDAVVDRKDVIVYDAESHACIIDGVRLHMGKRFVFPHNDIENLEKQLERATKLTQETGGGILVITEGVFGMSGNLGKLKEIAELKKKFEFRLLVDDAHGFGTVGATGAGAGEELGCQDDIDIYFSTFAKSMAAIGAFVAGNKDIIKFLKYNIRSQIFAKSLPMPFVIGALKRLQMLRDNPEHKNKLWVIVNALQNGLKEKGFSIGTTQSPVTPVVLNGTVGEAAALSKDLRENFNIFCSVVIYPVVPKGTIILRLIPTASHSLEDVAETIAAFEAIKGKLLSEEYKKEEVAIAFGE, from the coding sequence TTGGATTTATTTGAAAAGCTACTGACTAATCGTGGACCGCTAGGGAAACACTCAGACATTTCTGAAGGGTACTTTATGTTCCCCAAGTTAGAAGGTGAAATATCACCTCGCATGAATTTCATGGGCAATGAAGTACTTACTTGGAGCCTGAATAATTACTTAGGGTTGGCAAACCACCCTGAAGTAAGAAAAGCGGATGCAGATGCCGCAGCTGAGTGGGGAATGGCTTACCCAATGGGAGCCAGAATGATGTCAGGAAATACGAAATATCACGAGCAATTAGAGCAAGAATTGGCAGACTTTGTAAATAAAGATGCTGGGCTCTTATTGAATTACGGGTACCAAGGTGTTCTATCTGTAATTGATGCTGTTGTAGATCGTAAGGATGTTATTGTTTACGATGCAGAATCGCATGCATGTATCATCGATGGTGTGCGGTTGCATATGGGGAAAAGATTCGTCTTCCCTCATAACGATATAGAAAACCTTGAAAAGCAATTGGAAAGAGCCACCAAACTGACTCAAGAGACTGGTGGAGGTATCCTTGTGATAACAGAAGGTGTTTTCGGTATGTCTGGAAACTTGGGTAAACTCAAGGAGATTGCCGAACTCAAGAAGAAATTTGAATTTAGACTCCTTGTGGATGATGCCCACGGTTTTGGAACTGTTGGAGCTACTGGTGCAGGAGCAGGTGAAGAGCTAGGGTGTCAAGATGATATCGATATTTACTTCTCAACCTTTGCTAAGTCTATGGCCGCCATCGGAGCATTTGTGGCCGGTAATAAGGATATCATTAAATTCTTGAAATATAATATCCGTTCTCAAATCTTTGCCAAATCTCTTCCAATGCCATTTGTAATCGGAGCATTGAAAAGGTTACAAATGTTAAGAGACAATCCAGAGCACAAAAACAAACTTTGGGTTATCGTAAATGCATTGCAGAATGGTCTTAAGGAAAAGGGTTTCAGTATTGGAACTACGCAATCTCCTGTGACTCCAGTAGTACTTAATGGTACTGTTGGTGAAGCGGCAGCCTTGAGTAAAGACCTCAGAGAAAACTTCAATATATTCTGTTCGGTAGTTATTTATCCAGTTGTACCGAAAGGAACAATTATCCTTAGATTAATCCCTACTGCCTCTCATTCTTTAGAAGATGTAGCAGAAACGATTGCAGCATTCGAAGCTATAAAAGGAAAGTTGCTGTCTGAAGAATACAAAAAAGAAGAAGTCGCGATAGCATTTGGTGAGTAA
- a CDS encoding histone H1: MSQFSRVKDLVDSLEGDFEKFYDKGNQAAGTRVRKGMQELKNLAQEIRVDVQSKKNA, encoded by the coding sequence ATGAGTCAATTTAGTAGAGTAAAAGATTTAGTAGATTCTTTAGAAGGAGATTTCGAAAAGTTCTATGACAAAGGCAACCAAGCTGCTGGAACTAGAGTTAGAAAAGGAATGCAAGAGCTTAAGAACCTAGCTCAAGAAATCAGAGTTGACGTTCAAAGCAAGAAAAACGCTTAA